The candidate division KSB1 bacterium genome contains the following window.
CAGTTGTATCCCTTCGCCTGGCGTATAGACAAACAACACAACCGACAATGCCAGTACCAGGATGCAAAGGCAGGCGAGTGTCTTTGCGACCGCATCGCCACCGGGCACTTTGTACGGTCGGGTTATGTCGATATCGACATTACGCGACTTTATAAAAGCGAACAGCATACCGATGTATGGCAGCAGGAATATGATGGCGCTAAACGCGAACAGGGACCAGAACAGGTCCGCATTGGAATGCGACAAAAAACCGTACAACAGCAGTGTGAGGGTGCCGAAAATAC
Protein-coding sequences here:
- a CDS encoding APC family permease, giving the protein FFSNGVTWALGCNRAAAEAAQEGELPDFFGIEHKTLGTPIGAAVAMGIFGTLTLLLYGFLSHSNADLFWSLFAFSAIIFLLPYIGMLFAFIKSRNVDIDITRPYKVPGGDAVAKTLACLCILVLALSVVLFVYTPGEGIQLPVLFGALVIIAIGEALIRWAEKRKQVRSG